A genomic window from Halorubrum trapanicum includes:
- the deoC gene encoding deoxyribose-phosphate aldolase: MNREEFAASIDHTVLGPETTPADVRTVLDEAAARGMNACIPPCYVAEAVAYERDPEAIATVVGFPHGQHAPGVKRDEAVAAWEAGADEIDLVINVGRLKAGDDGAVADELADVVAAVPVPVKVIIETALLDDAEKRRACEAAVAADADMVKTSTGFADGGATVADVELMSEYLPVKASGGVGSYEEAIEMLDAGAVRIGASSGVEIVEGYPE, from the coding sequence ATGAACCGCGAGGAGTTCGCCGCCAGCATCGACCACACCGTCCTCGGTCCCGAGACGACCCCGGCCGACGTGCGGACCGTTCTCGACGAGGCCGCCGCCCGCGGGATGAACGCCTGCATCCCGCCGTGTTACGTCGCCGAGGCGGTCGCGTACGAACGCGACCCCGAGGCGATCGCCACCGTGGTCGGGTTCCCGCACGGCCAGCACGCCCCCGGGGTCAAGCGCGACGAGGCGGTCGCGGCGTGGGAGGCGGGCGCCGACGAGATCGACCTCGTGATCAACGTCGGCCGGCTGAAGGCGGGCGACGACGGCGCCGTCGCCGACGAGCTCGCCGACGTCGTCGCGGCCGTCCCCGTCCCGGTGAAGGTTATCATCGAGACCGCGCTGCTCGACGACGCCGAGAAGCGCCGCGCCTGCGAGGCCGCGGTCGCCGCCGACGCCGACATGGTGAAGACCTCGACGGGCTTCGCCGACGGCGGCGCGACGGTCGCCGACGTGGAGCTGATGAGCGAGTACCTCCCGGTGAAGGCCTCCGGCGGCGTCGGCTCCTACGAGGAGGCGATAGAGATGCTCGACGCGGGCGCGGTCCGGATCGGCGCCTCCTCCGGCGTCGAAATCGTCGAGGGCTACCCGGAGTGA
- a CDS encoding SDR family oxidoreductase, translating to MYVLVTGAAGGIGGGVARSLAAAGHDVLGADRDADGLAALPDAVETAVVDLRDEDAVRDLLADRPLDAVVSCVGGYEIAAVEDTSAASFRRQLETNLTAVHATVSAALPSLRERGGRIVVVGSMVGSVALPYHGAYSAAKAGLDGYVDALRREVAPRGIDVALVEPGPVPTGFNERAAAAVVSAGGEEASGAREGDEDASGAGPYADTYRAFEGYSPAATDVETVVERVVTATTADRPRTRYRVSRRARWLPRLARVLPDRLYDRLVRAGLPGGLLWRLLHR from the coding sequence ATGTACGTTCTCGTGACGGGGGCGGCGGGCGGGATCGGCGGGGGCGTCGCTCGTTCGCTCGCGGCCGCCGGCCACGACGTCCTCGGCGCCGACCGCGACGCGGACGGGCTCGCCGCCCTGCCCGACGCGGTCGAGACCGCCGTGGTCGACCTCCGCGACGAGGACGCCGTCCGCGACCTGCTGGCGGACCGTCCCCTCGACGCCGTCGTCTCCTGCGTCGGCGGCTACGAGATCGCGGCGGTCGAGGACACCTCGGCCGCGTCGTTCCGGCGACAGCTGGAGACGAATCTGACCGCGGTCCACGCGACCGTCTCCGCGGCGCTCCCGTCGCTGCGCGAGCGCGGCGGGCGGATCGTCGTCGTCGGGTCGATGGTCGGGTCGGTGGCGCTGCCGTACCACGGGGCGTACAGCGCCGCGAAGGCCGGGCTGGACGGCTACGTCGACGCCTTGCGGCGCGAGGTCGCGCCCCGCGGGATCGACGTCGCGCTGGTCGAACCCGGGCCGGTCCCGACCGGGTTCAACGAGCGGGCCGCGGCGGCGGTCGTGAGTGCGGGCGGCGAGGAGGCGAGCGGCGCGAGAGAGGGCGACGAGGACGCGAGCGGCGCGGGCCCCTACGCCGACACCTACCGCGCGTTCGAGGGGTACTCCCCGGCCGCCACAGACGTCGAGACGGTCGTCGAACGCGTGGTGACCGCGACGACCGCGGACCGACCGCGGACGCGCTACCGGGTGAGTCGCCGGGCGCGGTGGCTGCCCCGCCTCGCGCGCGTCCTCCCCGACCGGCTGTACGACCGGCTCGTGCGCGCCGGGCTTCCCGGCGGGCTCCTGTGGCGGCTGCTCCACCGGTGA
- a CDS encoding ABC transporter substrate-binding protein — protein sequence MYESTRTASRRSFLAAAGGTATVGLAGCLGGGSGGGLDELTVAHMPIYPDLQWYVMEGEGYFSEIDAEVTGQEFSNGPDIVQALGGGDIDIAMFGIVPAMIAIDRGIAAQVTAANIQEPMGIMAEESFHETFEAEGGDAFATWEEERGEPFTFGTFPQGSVPDVLLRYWLRDVGVDPAENDAVEILEISGASSVWQAIANDEIDGTSIMEPVPTIAQAEGSSVTMLRTAAEVLPGQPAAVTLMSDAVRDSPLAAQFLEGHVRATEFIGENPDATAAHVNEGIGMPTDRARDALDSPLSNFITDPNKITDATQVFSEFAAGNGQIDEQLSNDAIFDLEVYDSL from the coding sequence ATGTACGAATCTACGCGGACAGCGTCGCGGCGGTCGTTCCTCGCGGCAGCGGGCGGAACCGCGACGGTCGGCCTCGCCGGCTGTCTCGGCGGCGGCAGTGGCGGCGGACTCGACGAGCTGACGGTCGCGCACATGCCGATCTACCCGGACCTCCAGTGGTACGTGATGGAGGGCGAGGGGTACTTCTCGGAGATCGACGCCGAGGTCACCGGGCAGGAGTTCAGCAACGGCCCGGACATCGTTCAGGCGCTCGGCGGGGGTGACATCGATATCGCGATGTTCGGGATCGTCCCCGCGATGATCGCGATCGACCGCGGCATCGCCGCGCAGGTGACCGCCGCGAACATCCAGGAGCCGATGGGCATCATGGCGGAGGAGTCGTTCCACGAGACGTTCGAGGCCGAGGGCGGCGACGCGTTCGCGACGTGGGAGGAAGAGCGGGGGGAGCCGTTCACCTTCGGCACGTTCCCGCAGGGGAGCGTCCCCGACGTCCTCCTGCGCTACTGGCTCCGCGACGTCGGCGTCGACCCCGCCGAGAACGACGCGGTGGAGATCCTCGAGATCAGCGGCGCGAGTTCGGTCTGGCAGGCGATCGCCAACGACGAGATCGACGGCACCTCCATCATGGAGCCGGTGCCGACCATCGCGCAGGCCGAGGGCTCCTCGGTGACGATGCTCCGGACCGCCGCGGAGGTCCTTCCCGGCCAGCCCGCCGCGGTCACCCTGATGAGCGACGCGGTGCGCGACTCTCCGCTCGCGGCGCAGTTCCTCGAAGGGCACGTCCGCGCGACCGAGTTCATCGGCGAGAACCCGGACGCGACCGCCGCGCACGTCAACGAGGGGATCGGGATGCCGACCGACCGCGCGCGGGACGCGCTCGACTCCCCGCTGTCGAACTTCATCACCGACCCCAACAAGATCACGGACGCGACGCAGGTGTTCTCGGAGTTCGCGGCCGGTAACGGCCAGATCGACGAGCAGCTGTCGAACGACGCGATCTTCGATCTGGAGGTGTACGACTCCCTCTGA
- a CDS encoding Hsp20/alpha crystallin family protein translates to MLEPANTWTQGTDFPSRLFESGSNDYELYEEDGEFVLSVELPGFDPAEITASWNDGVLNVAGEHEDERRGTRRTYHRRFRFPKAIDEDGIEAEYRNGILTVRLPVTVEGAVSGTEIEIEG, encoded by the coding sequence ATGCTCGAACCGGCGAACACGTGGACGCAGGGAACCGACTTCCCGAGCCGACTGTTCGAATCCGGTAGCAACGACTACGAACTGTACGAGGAGGACGGCGAGTTCGTCCTCTCGGTCGAGCTCCCTGGGTTCGACCCCGCGGAGATCACCGCCTCGTGGAACGACGGCGTGCTCAACGTCGCCGGCGAACACGAGGACGAGCGCCGCGGGACCCGCCGGACGTACCACCGGCGGTTCCGTTTCCCGAAGGCGATCGACGAGGACGGCATCGAGGCCGAGTACCGGAACGGCATCCTGACGGTCCGGCTCCCCGTGACCGTCGAGGGCGCCGTCTCCGGCACGGAGATCGAGATCGAGGGCTGA
- a CDS encoding universal stress protein: MFDTIVVATDGSDSVRRAVSVAVDVAARFDAEVHAVYVVDAGEVESSPDRVRDDLRDALDDQGRDALDRVSDAAHDRDGDLDVTIEVREGRPASEIDTYARSVDADLVAMGTRGRHGENRFLIGSVAERVVRTCPVPVLTVRQLTDEDPRRTTI; encoded by the coding sequence ATGTTCGACACCATCGTGGTCGCGACCGACGGCTCCGACAGCGTCCGGCGGGCCGTCTCGGTCGCGGTCGACGTGGCGGCGCGGTTCGACGCCGAGGTCCACGCGGTGTACGTCGTCGACGCCGGCGAGGTGGAGTCGTCGCCGGACAGGGTCCGCGACGACCTCCGCGACGCGCTCGACGACCAGGGACGGGACGCGCTCGACCGCGTCTCCGACGCGGCGCACGACCGCGACGGCGACCTCGACGTCACCATCGAGGTGCGCGAGGGGCGCCCGGCCTCGGAGATCGACACGTACGCCCGGTCGGTCGACGCCGACCTCGTCGCGATGGGCACGCGGGGCCGCCACGGCGAGAACCGCTTCCTCATCGGCTCCGTCGCCGAGCGCGTCGTCCGGACCTGCCCGGTGCCGGTGCTGACGGTGCGACAGCTGACCGACGAGGACCCGCGGCGGACGACGATCTGA
- a CDS encoding ABC transporter permease subunit — protein MTRRVRLTIARKEFGDALRSRVVWGIVAVVAAMSSLSAALPLFVPEADVGAGPEAAIGGASQFAGLLVPIMALIAAYLSVAGERESGSLKVLLGLPPSRGEVIAGKFFGRGGAVAAGIAAGFAISGAVTAVLYGGLPVAAFLATTALTVLLAVSFLGIAVGISAVTATRARAMTLAITAYLGLTLLWDLAPNGVHLLVTGRLPGADVPAWFLLVRGLSPTGAYNALVQRTLLGDAGVAAATGGPAPAFLSPVVFLAVMVAWAAVPLAVGYLGFRRADLS, from the coding sequence ATGACCCGGCGCGTCCGGCTGACGATCGCTCGCAAGGAGTTCGGGGACGCCCTCCGGTCGCGAGTGGTCTGGGGGATCGTCGCGGTCGTCGCCGCGATGTCCTCCCTGTCGGCGGCGCTCCCGCTGTTCGTCCCCGAGGCGGACGTGGGCGCCGGCCCCGAGGCGGCGATCGGCGGCGCGTCGCAGTTCGCCGGGCTACTCGTCCCGATCATGGCGCTGATCGCCGCCTACCTCTCTGTCGCCGGCGAGCGCGAGTCGGGGAGCCTGAAGGTGTTGCTCGGGCTCCCGCCGTCGCGCGGCGAGGTGATCGCCGGGAAGTTCTTCGGCCGGGGCGGCGCGGTTGCCGCCGGGATCGCCGCGGGGTTCGCGATCTCGGGCGCGGTCACGGCGGTCCTCTACGGCGGCCTCCCGGTCGCCGCGTTCCTCGCGACGACGGCGCTGACGGTGCTGCTCGCGGTCTCGTTCCTCGGTATCGCCGTCGGGATATCGGCCGTCACGGCGACGCGGGCCCGGGCGATGACGCTCGCGATCACGGCGTACCTCGGCTTGACGCTCCTCTGGGACCTCGCCCCGAACGGCGTCCACCTGCTGGTCACCGGGCGACTCCCCGGAGCCGACGTGCCCGCCTGGTTCCTGCTCGTCCGGGGGCTCAGCCCGACCGGGGCATACAACGCGCTCGTCCAGCGGACGCTGCTCGGCGACGCCGGCGTGGCGGCGGCGACCGGCGGCCCCGCGCCGGCGTTCCTCAGCCCCGTCGTGTTCCTCGCGGTCATGGTCGCGTGGGCCGCGGTTCCGCTCGCTGTCGGGTACCTCGGCTTCCGGCGCGCCGACCTGAGCTGA
- a CDS encoding ABC transporter ATP-binding protein: MAGVNGDDVSESAGSSAAGESPLAPEAASVALDGVGKTYPGDGDGGAVRALDDVSFSVADGEFVCLVGPSGCGKTTLFRIVAGLTEATDGRVLLDGTEVTGPTTDMGVVFQEYHLFPWLTVAENVGFGLERSGRSPAEREARVDEMLDLVGLTEFRDAYPKSLSGGMKQRVAIARSLAVDPSLLLMDEPFGAVDAQTREMLQRELLDVWASTGKTVLFVTHDVAEAVTLADRIVVMAADPGRVREIVDVDAERPRERGDAAFAEYVGRVRELIGAGP, translated from the coding sequence GTGGCGGGCGTGAACGGCGACGACGTGAGCGAGTCAGCGGGATCGTCCGCGGCCGGCGAGTCGCCTCTTGCCCCCGAGGCGGCGAGCGTCGCCCTCGACGGGGTCGGGAAGACGTACCCCGGTGACGGGGACGGCGGCGCGGTGCGCGCGCTCGACGACGTCTCCTTCTCGGTCGCGGACGGGGAGTTCGTCTGTCTCGTCGGCCCGTCTGGCTGCGGGAAGACGACGCTGTTCCGGATCGTGGCCGGGCTCACCGAGGCGACCGACGGTCGCGTCCTGCTCGACGGCACCGAGGTCACGGGCCCGACGACGGACATGGGCGTGGTGTTCCAGGAGTACCACCTGTTCCCGTGGCTGACGGTCGCGGAGAACGTCGGATTCGGCCTCGAACGGAGCGGCCGCTCGCCGGCCGAGCGCGAGGCGCGGGTCGACGAGATGCTCGATTTGGTCGGCCTGACGGAGTTCCGCGACGCCTACCCGAAGTCGCTGTCCGGCGGGATGAAACAGCGCGTCGCCATCGCCCGGTCGCTCGCCGTCGACCCGAGCCTCCTGCTAATGGACGAGCCGTTCGGCGCGGTCGACGCCCAGACCCGCGAGATGCTCCAGCGGGAGCTGCTCGACGTGTGGGCCTCGACAGGGAAGACGGTCCTCTTCGTCACGCACGACGTCGCGGAGGCGGTGACGCTCGCGGACCGGATCGTCGTGATGGCCGCCGACCCGGGACGCGTCCGCGAGATCGTCGACGTCGACGCCGAGCGCCCGCGCGAGCGCGGCGACGCCGCGTTCGCGGAGTACGTCGGCCGCGTGCGAGAGCTGATCGGGGCCGGGCCGTAG
- a CDS encoding DHH family phosphoesterase, with product MDDDLIETGEAPRSRYTKLPGKGFFYPDSLDDERAERRAREAIEGSEAVVIADGDADGLACAAMIREAYDAALDVEPFEDAIAARLADDDEESDGNDDDGEESDDDPLADVHAESPVGLLSAGPYSIDTALERVEAYADDGVDLFICDLCPDDYEPIAEPLESLAESTDAIRWFDHHQWDDETAAAVREAGVDLVVGDSDEECTADVTLRSLDVAFDDRWAELAEVTRDHDLWIKEDPRSDDLADYSYWAGAEEYAAVIGAYGVDLPETVRSFVEDRRVEKEARIDLAVDRAVTHEVGDWRVAVTYGRCSQNEVAERLREAGADAAVIVKPAGSASIRGSDDFRHAHEVAGKVNGGGHPQAAGCKPDIYDDMLDYAHHWSTEGQACKRVILAAFEAVAEEVAAEEVATEESDGDNAGEADE from the coding sequence ATGGACGACGACCTCATCGAGACGGGCGAGGCCCCCCGCTCGCGGTACACGAAACTTCCGGGGAAGGGGTTCTTCTACCCCGACTCGCTGGACGACGAACGCGCGGAGCGCCGGGCGCGGGAGGCGATCGAGGGCAGCGAGGCGGTCGTGATCGCCGACGGCGACGCCGACGGCCTCGCCTGCGCGGCGATGATCCGCGAGGCGTACGACGCCGCGCTCGACGTCGAGCCCTTCGAAGACGCCATCGCGGCGCGGTTGGCGGACGACGACGAGGAGTCCGACGGCAACGACGATGACGGCGAGGAGTCCGACGACGACCCCCTCGCCGACGTCCACGCCGAGTCCCCGGTCGGGCTGCTCTCGGCGGGCCCGTACTCGATCGACACCGCGCTCGAACGCGTCGAGGCGTACGCCGACGACGGCGTCGACCTGTTCATTTGCGACCTCTGTCCCGACGACTACGAGCCGATCGCGGAGCCGCTGGAATCGCTCGCGGAGTCGACCGACGCGATCCGCTGGTTCGACCACCACCAGTGGGACGACGAGACCGCCGCGGCGGTGCGCGAGGCCGGCGTCGACCTCGTCGTCGGCGACTCCGACGAGGAGTGCACCGCCGACGTGACGCTCCGGTCGCTCGACGTCGCGTTCGACGACCGCTGGGCCGAACTCGCCGAAGTCACGCGCGACCACGACCTCTGGATCAAGGAGGACCCGCGCTCCGACGACCTCGCCGACTACTCCTACTGGGCCGGCGCCGAGGAGTACGCGGCCGTGATCGGCGCGTACGGCGTCGACCTCCCCGAGACGGTGCGGTCGTTCGTCGAGGACCGCCGCGTCGAGAAGGAAGCCAGAATCGACCTCGCGGTCGACCGCGCGGTCACCCACGAGGTCGGCGACTGGCGCGTCGCGGTCACCTACGGCCGCTGCTCGCAGAACGAGGTCGCGGAGCGGCTGCGCGAGGCGGGCGCCGACGCCGCCGTGATCGTCAAGCCCGCGGGGTCCGCCTCCATCCGCGGCTCGGACGACTTCCGGCACGCCCACGAGGTCGCCGGGAAGGTGAACGGCGGCGGCCACCCGCAGGCGGCGGGCTGCAAGCCCGACATCTACGACGACATGCTCGATTACGCCCACCACTGGAGCACCGAGGGACAGGCGTGTAAGCGCGTCATCCTCGCGGCGTTCGAGGCGGTCGCCGAGGAGGTCGCGGCCGAGGAGGTTGCGACCGAGGAGAGCGACGGCGACAACGCGGGCGAAGCCGACGAGTAG
- a CDS encoding ABC transporter ATP-binding protein → MPAETAPSDDATASPDDESIAVQTIGLTKRYGDDVLAVDDLDLTVYAGEIFGFLGPNGAGKSTTIDVIMDYVRPSAGSATVLGHDAQAETRAVHERVGILPDGYGLYDRLTGRKNLEYAIALKDADDDVDDLLDRVGLDRAAADRAVGGYSKGMTQRLALAIALVGDPDVLILDEPSSGLDPNGVRLVREIARDHADRGKTVFFSSHILSQVEAVCDRVAILDRGRLVAVDTIAGLRDALDTGSTVTLTVDAVPDRLTLGELAGVDDVAVDDRTIRVRVGEAAAKVGVIDRVREDGAAVLDVAIAESSLEDLFSAYTGGSTPDRSGSDVDPAEAER, encoded by the coding sequence ATGCCCGCTGAGACGGCACCCTCCGACGACGCGACCGCGTCACCCGACGACGAGTCGATCGCGGTTCAAACGATCGGCCTGACGAAACGCTACGGCGACGACGTCCTCGCGGTCGACGACCTCGATCTGACCGTGTACGCCGGCGAGATATTCGGGTTCCTCGGGCCGAACGGCGCCGGGAAGTCGACGACGATCGACGTGATCATGGACTACGTCCGCCCGTCAGCCGGGAGCGCGACCGTCCTCGGGCACGACGCGCAGGCCGAGACGCGCGCGGTCCACGAGCGGGTCGGCATCCTCCCGGACGGGTACGGGCTCTACGACCGGCTGACCGGGCGAAAGAACCTGGAGTACGCGATCGCGTTGAAGGACGCCGACGACGATGTCGACGACCTACTCGACCGCGTCGGCCTCGACCGCGCGGCCGCCGACCGCGCGGTCGGCGGCTACTCGAAGGGGATGACCCAGCGGCTGGCGCTCGCGATCGCGCTCGTCGGCGACCCCGACGTGCTGATCCTCGACGAGCCGTCGTCGGGGCTCGACCCGAACGGCGTCCGCCTCGTCCGCGAGATCGCCCGCGACCACGCCGACCGGGGGAAGACGGTGTTCTTCTCCAGCCACATCCTCAGTCAGGTCGAGGCCGTCTGCGACCGCGTCGCGATCCTCGACCGCGGGCGGCTCGTCGCCGTCGACACCATCGCGGGGCTCCGCGACGCGCTGGACACCGGCTCGACGGTAACACTCACGGTCGACGCCGTCCCGGACCGGCTGACGCTCGGCGAACTCGCCGGCGTCGACGACGTCGCGGTCGACGACCGGACGATCCGGGTGCGCGTCGGCGAGGCCGCCGCGAAGGTCGGCGTCATCGATCGGGTGCGCGAGGACGGGGCCGCGGTCCTCGACGTGGCGATCGCGGAATCGTCGCTGGAGGACCTTTTCAGCGCCTATACCGGCGGGTCGACGCCGGATCGAAGCGGTTCCGACGTCGACCCCGCGGAGGCGGAGCGATGA
- a CDS encoding ABC transporter permease — protein sequence MATETASPVAEGDASAGVGLGDGRRLLRGAVGVAAFLVVWHAVSLTQDPFVLPSPVAVAGAFASELASGDMTAALYQSVQHWVPGTLAGTGLGVAAGVAFGWSRLLDDLTAPLVRTLRPVPPLALIGFAIAWFGINDWGAAFIIAVGAFWINFYAAYGAVEGVSEDLLDVGRTLGVRSDLDAVRSIVLPASMPGILTGIRTGLGRCWMLVVASEIFGVPGVGREIIRASNNLRVDRAIAYILVLSLMYLLVDVAFRAVERRALAWRA from the coding sequence ATGGCGACCGAAACCGCATCGCCGGTCGCGGAGGGCGACGCGTCCGCGGGCGTCGGGCTCGGCGACGGCCGCCGGCTGCTCCGCGGGGCCGTCGGGGTCGCGGCGTTCCTCGTCGTCTGGCACGCCGTCTCGCTGACGCAGGACCCGTTCGTCCTTCCCTCTCCCGTCGCGGTCGCCGGGGCGTTCGCGAGCGAACTCGCCTCGGGCGACATGACGGCGGCGCTGTACCAGAGCGTCCAGCACTGGGTCCCGGGCACGCTCGCCGGGACCGGCCTCGGCGTGGCCGCGGGCGTCGCGTTCGGCTGGAGCCGCCTGCTCGACGACCTGACCGCGCCGCTCGTCCGGACGCTGCGCCCGGTGCCGCCGCTCGCGCTCATCGGGTTCGCCATCGCGTGGTTCGGGATCAACGACTGGGGCGCCGCGTTCATTATCGCGGTCGGCGCGTTCTGGATCAACTTCTACGCGGCGTACGGCGCCGTCGAGGGCGTGAGCGAGGATCTCCTCGACGTGGGCCGGACGCTGGGGGTCCGGAGCGACCTCGACGCGGTCCGGTCGATCGTGCTGCCGGCGTCGATGCCGGGGATCCTGACCGGGATCCGGACGGGACTGGGACGGTGTTGGATGCTCGTCGTCGCCTCGGAGATCTTCGGCGTCCCCGGGGTCGGCCGCGAGATCATCCGCGCCAGCAACAACCTCCGCGTCGACCGGGCGATCGCGTACATCCTCGTGTTGAGCCTGATGTACCTGCTCGTCGACGTGGCGTTCCGCGCGGTCGAACGGAGGGCGTTAGCGTGGCGGGCGTGA
- a CDS encoding PadR family transcriptional regulator: MRKSGPPKGLISYLVLELLDERPRYGYELLGEITEISGGHWEPSYGSVYPILYKFEEEGVAERVERDDEPDRKYFALTDTGREELAEKRREIGGEAKEFGDVVLGFYHLYAALATDDRFEVDDADADWGYSERYSAWIVEQMIRHHERDFGEFERIDASPEEFYAAADGSDAADAEESEGASGVEESSSGAADD; this comes from the coding sequence ATGCGGAAAAGCGGCCCGCCGAAAGGACTGATCTCGTATCTCGTGCTGGAGCTGCTCGACGAGCGTCCCCGGTACGGGTACGAGCTGCTCGGCGAGATCACGGAGATCAGCGGCGGCCACTGGGAGCCCTCCTACGGCTCCGTCTACCCGATCCTCTACAAGTTCGAGGAGGAGGGCGTCGCCGAGCGCGTCGAGCGCGACGACGAGCCCGACCGTAAGTACTTCGCGCTCACCGACACGGGCCGCGAGGAACTGGCGGAGAAGCGCCGCGAGATCGGCGGCGAGGCGAAGGAGTTCGGCGACGTCGTCCTCGGCTTCTATCACCTGTACGCCGCGCTCGCCACCGACGACCGCTTCGAGGTGGACGACGCGGACGCCGACTGGGGGTACTCGGAGCGGTACAGCGCGTGGATCGTCGAGCAGATGATCCGGCACCACGAGCGCGACTTCGGCGAGTTCGAGCGGATCGACGCCTCCCCGGAGGAGTTCTACGCGGCGGCGGACGGCTCTGACGCCGCCGACGCGGAGGAGTCGGAGGGGGCGTCCGGCGTCGAGGAGTCCTCCTCCGGCGCGGCCGACGACTGA
- a CDS encoding heme-binding protein — translation MVEAPQTAEGWFSLHDFRSIDWDAWREAPESERQRAIEEGEAFLKHRELVADADDGESALFSVLGHKADLLFLHFRPSLDDLSSIERRFEDTALAKFTERETSYVSVTEVSGYVSDDYFEEGADAVDEGLRRYIEGKLKPDIPDEEYVSFYPMSKRRGEEHNWYDLEFEERAELMAGHGEVGKEYAGKIKQVIASSVGFDDHEWGVTLFGADPTDIKDIVYEMRFDPASSRYGEFGDFYVGRRFPPSDLDAFLAGESVPTGRVPEDDSAGHPHGEGGHGDEGSHHGEGGHHGKGGHHGEGGHGDDGHGRGEGHDRSGAGGGSAHGDHPHGEDGGGGEGDHPHGEGDGHGGEGGHGGGGDGSSDEDIRGELADLDIYAGKPHGEDVYATVLYSEADVDELFDEVEGLRGNFDHYGTHVKTAVYEGRHTDRAAVVSIWDTASAAETAAGFLSELPDIVARAGEESGFGTMGMFYTVKPDYQSEFVETFDDVGELLGEMDGHVETDLMVNVEDENDMFIASQWNAKEDAMAFFRSDEFSETVQWGRDVLADRPRHVFLA, via the coding sequence ATGGTCGAGGCTCCACAGACCGCCGAAGGGTGGTTCTCGCTGCACGACTTCCGCTCGATCGACTGGGACGCCTGGCGCGAGGCGCCCGAGTCCGAGCGGCAGCGAGCGATCGAGGAGGGCGAGGCCTTCCTGAAACACCGCGAACTGGTCGCCGACGCCGACGACGGCGAGTCGGCGCTGTTCTCCGTGCTCGGGCACAAGGCCGACCTCCTCTTCTTACACTTCCGGCCGTCGCTCGACGACCTGTCTTCGATCGAGCGCCGCTTCGAGGACACCGCGCTCGCGAAGTTCACCGAACGGGAGACCTCCTACGTCTCCGTCACCGAGGTGTCCGGGTACGTCTCGGACGACTACTTCGAGGAGGGCGCCGACGCCGTCGACGAGGGGCTCCGCCGCTACATCGAGGGGAAGCTGAAGCCCGACATCCCGGACGAGGAGTACGTCAGCTTCTACCCGATGAGCAAGCGCCGCGGCGAGGAGCACAACTGGTACGACCTGGAGTTCGAGGAGCGCGCCGAGCTGATGGCGGGCCACGGCGAGGTCGGCAAGGAGTACGCGGGCAAGATCAAGCAGGTGATCGCCTCCTCCGTCGGCTTCGACGACCACGAGTGGGGCGTCACGCTGTTCGGCGCCGACCCGACCGACATCAAGGACATCGTCTACGAGATGCGGTTCGACCCCGCCTCCTCGCGGTACGGCGAGTTCGGCGACTTCTACGTCGGCCGCCGGTTCCCGCCGAGCGACCTCGACGCCTTCCTCGCCGGCGAGTCGGTCCCGACCGGGCGCGTTCCGGAGGACGACAGCGCCGGCCACCCCCACGGCGAAGGCGGGCACGGCGACGAGGGGAGCCATCACGGCGAGGGGGGCCATCACGGCAAGGGGGGCCATCACGGCGAAGGCGGGCACGGCGACGACGGCCACGGTCGCGGTGAGGGCCACGACCGCTCGGGCGCGGGCGGCGGCTCCGCCCACGGCGACCACCCCCACGGCGAGGACGGGGGCGGCGGCGAGGGCGACCACCCCCACGGCGAGGGCGACGGCCACGGCGGCGAGGGCGGCCACGGCGGCGGGGGGGACGGGAGTTCCGACGAGGACATCCGCGGCGAGCTCGCCGACCTCGACATCTACGCCGGGAAGCCCCACGGCGAGGACGTGTACGCCACCGTGCTGTACAGCGAGGCCGACGTCGACGAGTTGTTCGACGAGGTCGAGGGGCTGCGCGGCAACTTCGACCACTACGGCACCCACGTCAAGACCGCGGTGTACGAGGGCCGCCACACCGACCGCGCCGCGGTCGTCTCCATCTGGGACACCGCGTCGGCGGCGGAGACCGCGGCCGGCTTCCTCTCCGAGCTGCCCGACATCGTCGCGCGCGCCGGCGAGGAGTCCGGCTTCGGCACGATGGGGATGTTCTACACGGTCAAGCCCGACTACCAGTCGGAGTTCGTCGAGACGTTCGACGACGTCGGCGAGCTGCTGGGGGAGATGGACGGCCACGTCGAGACCGACCTGATGGTGAACGTCGAAGACGAGAACGACATGTTCATCGCCAGCCAGTGGAACGCGAAGGAGGACGCGATGGCCTTCTTCCGCTCCGACGAGTTCTCCGAGACAGTCCAGTGGGGCCGCGACGTGCTCGCCGACCGACCGCGACACGTGTTCTTGGCGTAG